The Candidatus Aminicenantes bacterium genome includes a window with the following:
- the dprA gene encoding DNA-protecting protein DprA: MIQPLNDFRLHTIAAHLFCWHHAAARRRMLRRNLGLRDLLRMDRADVRSLGFPFDALEGFPQKYLAAAHEEIAKCRQLRTALILRDDPAYPPLLKEIYDPPEILYVRGDARHLQGMQLAVVGSRKADAYGRRMVNRLIPPASMAGITVVSGMAYGIDTLAHRVALDGGHPTVGVNACGMDHLYPAGNRSLHDRIQKNGCIICEAPLGTPPQPFLFPVRNRIISGLCRAVMVVQGTLRSGSLITARMALDQNRELLAVPGPADSPLSSGPHQLIQQGAKLVQQPQDILEEYGLSADAGQRSLAGLSSRERRVLDLMSTDGVKHIDDFVETLNLPVPVVVSLLLELTMKGFIREEGDGYRKQS; this comes from the coding sequence GTGATTCAGCCGCTGAATGATTTCCGGCTGCACACCATCGCGGCCCATCTTTTCTGCTGGCATCATGCTGCGGCCCGCCGGCGCATGTTGCGGCGCAATCTGGGTTTGCGGGATCTTTTGCGTATGGATCGCGCCGATGTCCGCTCCCTGGGATTTCCTTTCGACGCACTGGAAGGATTCCCGCAAAAATACCTGGCGGCCGCGCACGAGGAAATCGCAAAGTGCCGACAACTGCGAACGGCATTGATATTGCGCGATGATCCGGCTTATCCGCCATTGTTAAAGGAAATCTACGACCCGCCGGAAATTCTCTACGTACGTGGAGATGCGCGCCATCTCCAGGGCATGCAGTTGGCTGTGGTGGGATCACGCAAGGCGGACGCCTACGGCAGGCGCATGGTTAACCGTTTGATTCCTCCCGCCTCTATGGCTGGAATAACGGTGGTTTCCGGTATGGCTTACGGCATCGACACCCTGGCTCATCGGGTTGCCCTTGACGGCGGTCACCCAACCGTGGGAGTCAACGCCTGTGGCATGGATCACCTTTATCCGGCGGGCAATCGCAGCCTTCATGACCGCATCCAGAAAAATGGATGCATTATCTGCGAGGCCCCTTTGGGAACTCCGCCTCAGCCGTTTCTTTTCCCTGTACGCAATCGCATCATTTCCGGGTTGTGCCGGGCGGTGATGGTGGTGCAGGGAACATTGCGCAGTGGCTCGCTGATCACCGCGCGCATGGCCCTGGACCAGAACCGTGAGTTGCTGGCTGTCCCGGGTCCGGCCGATTCGCCTCTTAGTTCGGGTCCGCATCAATTGATCCAGCAAGGCGCCAAACTGGTTCAGCAACCGCAAGACATACTTGAAGAGTACGGTTTGAGTGCGGATGCGGGCCAACGGTCGCTTGCCGGTCTCTCTTCCCGGGAACGTCGCGTGCTTGACTTGATGAGCACGGATGGGGTAAAACATATTGACGATTTCGTGGAAACATTGAACCTTCCCGTTCCGGTAGTGGTTTCCCTGCTGCTTGAATTGACAATGAAGGGGTTTATCCGCGAGGAAGGAGACGGATACCGCAAGCAGTCATGA
- a CDS encoding Rrf2 family transcriptional regulator encodes MAMKINTKLRYGLRMLLALAEEPGKVRSTAELGEAMKVSPKYLRKLAGPMEKAGLIDSVQGIYGGYRLQMSPDLISIQKLFSAFNEKIRLSDCVNGDTCPLFDTCYARPLWDYLVDLIEYRFASITLTDIIRHTFDRSLSCENVQPLRRM; translated from the coding sequence ATGGCGATGAAGATCAATACCAAGTTGCGTTACGGTCTGCGCATGTTGCTTGCCCTGGCGGAAGAACCGGGTAAAGTGCGCAGCACCGCGGAACTTGGTGAGGCCATGAAAGTATCACCGAAATACCTGCGCAAACTGGCGGGTCCAATGGAAAAGGCCGGGCTGATTGACAGCGTGCAGGGGATTTACGGGGGTTACCGGCTGCAGATGTCTCCGGACCTGATTTCGATCCAAAAGCTTTTTTCCGCGTTTAACGAAAAAATCCGTTTGTCTGACTGCGTCAACGGGGACACTTGCCCGCTTTTTGACACCTGCTATGCTCGGCCGTTGTGGGACTACCTGGTGGACCTGATCGAGTACCGCTTTGCCTCAATCACCTTGACCGATATCATCCGGCATACCTTCGACCGTTCATTATCGTGCGAAAACGTTCAGCCCCTACGGCGGATGTAG
- a CDS encoding DUF1232 domain-containing protein — translation MNHTIEARSKIYEDAYRRVRQRITEWAASRQLCRRTGGWSDRFLQYLLVFPDLVHLTIRLLMDRAVPPAVKGRLLIAMAYVIMPLDFIPDVIPCAGLIDDLLVTAVLLNKTFNSGGPDFQNRLLTSWAGNPELFEKVREIVAVLNEIAAQIPRTLLNYIRRRG, via the coding sequence ATGAACCACACCATTGAAGCCCGCTCCAAAATATACGAAGACGCTTACCGCCGGGTAAGGCAGCGCATCACTGAATGGGCGGCCTCCAGGCAACTCTGCCGACGTACCGGCGGCTGGAGCGACCGGTTTCTGCAATACCTGCTGGTTTTTCCCGACCTGGTGCATCTGACCATCCGCTTGCTCATGGACCGGGCCGTGCCCCCGGCAGTTAAGGGACGGCTGCTGATTGCCATGGCCTACGTGATCATGCCGCTGGATTTCATTCCCGATGTGATCCCCTGCGCCGGCCTGATTGACGACCTGTTGGTTACAGCCGTATTGCTGAACAAAACCTTTAACTCCGGCGGCCCGGATTTTCAGAACAGGCTCCTGACCAGCTGGGCGGGAAATCCCGAATTATTTGAAAAAGTGCGCGAAATCGTTGCGGTTCTAAACGAAATTGCAGCCCAGATACCACGAACGCTGTTGAACTACATCCGCCGTAGGGGCTGA
- a CDS encoding tetratricopeptide repeat protein, with product MRKTSILLLIGMFAALLVLSFSFTGCENLKLDNLKANDHLNKGNKYYRDEKFAKAVKEYEQALELNPKLELIYFHVGTAYASLYRPGRGTDRNEEYAQEAVEYLQKALENDPENEQIYLALGDIFDKMENAEEAEKYYLRILENEPDNPKSYYILADFYSKYDQEDKSGEMFKKRIALDPKDPEGYLYYANYLQNKRKWYEAMDAFESMIIAMTAPEIQMERLEIQELERKVSDIEKIEEYLDKHVRKNRTISADARKQMIEEKEQQIREIGDKEALEKALAEKREAVNAKLEGLKEIQDQMPGEKKTKLSEAYYSLGVVCWFKSFQTPIDMMSAQERRNVLDRGFQALERSVELNPTYAEPWAYSNLLWREMIKVEPLKREEFTAKAQEDVEKFQRLRQRQLAMEEKMKKLEQLGG from the coding sequence ATGAGAAAAACGTCGATACTGCTCTTAATCGGCATGTTCGCTGCATTACTTGTGCTCTCATTCTCGTTTACCGGCTGCGAGAATCTCAAGCTGGACAACTTGAAGGCCAACGACCACCTCAATAAAGGCAACAAATACTACCGGGATGAGAAGTTCGCCAAGGCGGTAAAGGAATATGAGCAGGCCCTGGAATTAAACCCCAAGTTGGAATTGATTTACTTTCACGTGGGCACGGCGTACGCCAGCCTGTATCGTCCCGGCCGCGGCACGGACCGCAATGAGGAGTACGCACAGGAAGCTGTGGAATACCTGCAGAAAGCCCTGGAAAACGATCCGGAAAATGAACAGATCTACCTGGCTCTCGGCGACATCTTCGACAAGATGGAAAACGCCGAAGAAGCAGAGAAGTACTATTTGCGGATCCTGGAAAACGAACCGGATAATCCCAAATCCTACTACATTCTGGCCGACTTTTACTCTAAGTACGATCAAGAAGACAAGTCCGGGGAGATGTTCAAAAAACGCATAGCTCTCGATCCGAAAGATCCGGAAGGTTATCTGTACTACGCCAATTACCTGCAGAACAAGCGCAAATGGTATGAAGCCATGGACGCTTTTGAATCCATGATCATTGCCATGACGGCCCCGGAAATCCAGATGGAACGCCTGGAAATCCAAGAACTTGAACGGAAGGTGTCGGATATTGAAAAGATCGAAGAATACCTTGACAAGCATGTACGCAAGAACCGTACGATTTCCGCAGATGCGCGCAAGCAGATGATCGAGGAAAAAGAACAGCAGATCCGTGAAATCGGCGACAAAGAAGCCTTGGAAAAAGCGTTGGCCGAAAAACGCGAAGCGGTCAATGCCAAGCTGGAGGGCTTAAAAGAGATCCAGGATCAGATGCCCGGGGAAAAAAAGACCAAGCTTTCTGAAGCCTATTATTCTCTTGGCGTGGTATGCTGGTTCAAGAGTTTCCAGACACCCATCGACATGATGAGCGCCCAGGAGCGGCGCAACGTGTTGGATCGCGGTTTCCAGGCCCTGGAGCGGTCGGTGGAACTCAACCCCACTTACGCGGAACCCTGGGCGTACAGCAACCTGCTGTGGCGTGAAATGATCAAGGTGGAACCGCTGAAACGCGAGGAATTCACGGCCAAGGCACAGGAAGATGTAGAAAAATTCCAGAGATTGAGACAACGCCAGCTGGCCATGGAAGAAAAGATGAAAAAATTGGAACAACTGGGCGGCTGA
- a CDS encoding universal stress protein encodes MKQKHSFQIQRVLWATDFSNESMSCLSWMRWVQNRIQPEAHALYVLPRFSDWVYEAAFFSLEDLRLEIESTREKSVSKLAEIAKHKGLDFVAAVREGIASEEISNYAQEHSIDMIFAGRRGLSEIEQILVGSTTARLVRNSHAPVFVVPKEKRKAAIKRILAPVDLNELSMRELCYAIALARQLRSELLVTHVAEFYNYKVPALKHHQLMERINRRIADVAADMDYEVQNIIHETGEPAHKIIEVAADQDIDVIVMATSQRRGLEKFLMGSVTQKVLLATSIPLIVLPPNGDSAAE; translated from the coding sequence ATGAAACAAAAACACTCCTTTCAGATCCAGCGGGTTCTCTGGGCCACTGATTTCTCGAATGAGAGCATGTCCTGCTTATCCTGGATGCGATGGGTGCAAAACCGGATCCAACCCGAAGCCCATGCTCTCTACGTCTTGCCGCGCTTTTCTGACTGGGTTTACGAAGCTGCTTTCTTTTCCCTGGAAGACTTGCGCCTGGAGATTGAGTCCACCCGGGAAAAATCCGTTTCCAAATTGGCTGAGATCGCCAAGCACAAAGGATTGGACTTCGTCGCGGCCGTTCGAGAAGGAATCGCCAGTGAAGAGATCTCCAACTATGCCCAAGAGCATTCCATCGACATGATCTTTGCCGGACGTCGGGGTTTATCGGAGATCGAACAGATCCTGGTTGGATCCACGACGGCGCGGTTGGTGCGAAACTCACACGCCCCTGTGTTCGTGGTGCCAAAAGAAAAGCGCAAAGCCGCCATCAAGCGCATCCTGGCTCCGGTGGATCTGAACGAGTTGTCTATGCGGGAGTTGTGTTATGCCATTGCCCTGGCACGGCAACTTCGCTCTGAATTGCTCGTGACCCACGTGGCGGAATTCTACAACTACAAGGTTCCCGCACTGAAACACCATCAGTTGATGGAACGCATCAACCGGCGCATTGCCGATGTCGCCGCCGATATGGACTACGAAGTGCAAAACATCATTCATGAGACCGGGGAACCGGCACACAAGATCATTGAAGTGGCCGCCGATCAGGACATAGATGTGATCGTTATGGCAACCAGCCAGCGCAGGGGCCTGGAAAAGTTCCTGATGGGAAGCGTGACTCAGAAAGTGTTGCTGGCCACTTCGATCCCCCTGATCGTTCTTCCGCCGAACGGTGATTCAGCCGCTGAATGA
- a CDS encoding DUF3553 domain-containing protein: MSTEWLEKMNPRQREAVLYFDSPLMVVAGAGSGKTRVITHKIAYLVKEKGLNPGNVLGVTFTNKAAAEMKTRIEQLTGIDARRFMISTFHALGLRMLRESGKEKGFAPEWSVIDDNEQRRIMDRLAREYLPGLTRDQRDQLRRRINLAKMNSLYPNNPDLLEARGFSNQEVGFFRRYHDCQVREQVWDFEDLVSLPVKMLQSDPQLLRFYGDRFQYVVVDEFQDTNPNQYEMIRLLSGRRHGVTVVGDDDQAIYSWRGASVRFLTDFERDFPNTRVIKLEQNYRSTKPILDFANHIIGMNRERKRKSMWTEREQGPPVCVLHSVSKQDEARKIADLVSLWKKTFPERLPVAILYRINSQSLALETAFARGRVSFRIIKGQRFFDRKEVRDAMAVLRLALNKSDNLAFRRLADSLPLGIGPRTLDQLERESQHSGQPLLATLFRMMPQKARSKPFLLHLEQLSADPPRSGYADVLRSLLKLSGYRKILRQREEEERLLNLDELEEFVRNWEENETNPQITDLLDRINVDAFDKDHNHSVDAFLLTMHNAKGLEFKTVIAAGVNATYLPFFLRKGLHEWEEERRLFYVASTRAIHHLIVSTGSERLSPFLSSLPARLYRFAHSPEEISAGRDPLPVREASGEEVVHPIFGQGRIEKRIDTHRLLVDFAERGRKVIDTSIVPLNPT, translated from the coding sequence ATGTCGACTGAATGGCTGGAGAAAATGAACCCGCGGCAGCGGGAGGCTGTTCTCTACTTTGATTCACCCCTGATGGTGGTTGCGGGTGCGGGCTCAGGCAAAACGCGCGTCATTACCCACAAGATCGCTTACCTGGTAAAAGAGAAAGGGCTGAATCCCGGTAACGTTCTCGGGGTTACTTTCACCAACAAGGCGGCAGCGGAGATGAAAACCCGGATTGAGCAGTTGACCGGAATCGATGCCCGCCGTTTCATGATATCCACCTTTCACGCGCTGGGGCTGAGAATGTTGCGTGAAAGCGGTAAAGAAAAGGGATTCGCACCGGAATGGTCGGTTATCGATGATAACGAGCAGCGACGCATCATGGACCGCCTGGCCCGGGAGTATTTGCCGGGTTTGACCCGGGACCAACGGGATCAGTTACGTCGACGGATCAACCTGGCCAAGATGAATTCCCTGTATCCCAACAATCCGGATTTGCTGGAGGCACGCGGTTTTTCCAACCAGGAGGTTGGATTTTTCCGGCGTTACCACGATTGTCAGGTCCGCGAACAGGTCTGGGATTTTGAAGACCTGGTCTCTCTTCCCGTTAAGATGTTGCAGAGCGACCCGCAACTCCTGCGCTTTTATGGCGACCGGTTCCAATACGTTGTGGTGGATGAGTTCCAGGACACCAATCCCAATCAGTACGAAATGATCCGCCTTTTGTCCGGACGCCGCCATGGTGTTACCGTGGTGGGCGACGATGATCAGGCCATCTACTCCTGGCGCGGCGCCAGCGTTCGTTTCCTGACTGATTTCGAGCGCGATTTTCCCAACACCCGGGTGATCAAGCTGGAACAGAATTACCGCTCCACCAAGCCCATCCTGGATTTTGCCAACCATATTATCGGTATGAACCGGGAACGGAAAAGAAAGTCGATGTGGACCGAACGCGAGCAAGGGCCTCCGGTGTGCGTACTGCACTCCGTTTCCAAGCAGGACGAGGCGCGCAAGATCGCGGATTTAGTCTCTTTGTGGAAAAAAACTTTCCCGGAACGCTTGCCTGTAGCCATTCTTTATCGAATCAATTCCCAATCCCTGGCTTTGGAAACCGCGTTTGCCCGGGGGCGGGTTTCTTTTCGCATTATCAAGGGGCAGCGGTTTTTTGATCGCAAAGAAGTTCGAGATGCCATGGCGGTATTGCGGCTGGCCCTAAACAAATCGGACAACCTGGCCTTTCGGCGCCTGGCCGACAGCCTTCCCCTGGGGATCGGTCCCCGCACATTGGACCAATTGGAAAGAGAATCCCAACACTCCGGCCAACCCCTGCTGGCCACCTTGTTTCGCATGATGCCTCAGAAAGCCCGGTCCAAGCCGTTTCTGCTTCACCTGGAGCAACTTTCAGCCGATCCGCCCCGGTCCGGATACGCCGACGTGCTGCGTTCTTTGTTGAAGCTTTCCGGTTATCGAAAGATTCTGCGGCAACGGGAAGAGGAAGAACGCTTACTGAATCTGGACGAGTTGGAGGAGTTTGTGCGCAATTGGGAAGAAAACGAGACCAACCCCCAAATCACCGACTTGCTGGATCGTATCAATGTGGATGCGTTTGACAAGGATCACAACCATTCCGTTGATGCTTTTCTCTTAACCATGCACAATGCCAAAGGTTTGGAATTCAAGACCGTGATTGCGGCGGGTGTCAATGCCACTTACTTACCGTTTTTTCTGCGCAAGGGCCTGCATGAGTGGGAAGAGGAACGCAGGCTCTTCTACGTAGCCTCTACCCGGGCCATTCATCACTTGATCGTGTCAACCGGTTCAGAGCGCTTGTCTCCTTTCCTCAGTTCGCTGCCCGCCCGCCTCTACCGCTTTGCGCACTCCCCGGAGGAAATCAGCGCCGGCCGGGACCCGCTTCCGGTTAGAGAAGCTTCCGGAGAAGAGGTCGTGCACCCGATATTCGGACAAGGACGGATTGAAAAGCGCATTGACACCCATCGCTTGCTGGTGGATTTTGCCGAGCGGGGAAGAAAAGTGATCGACACGTCGATCGTGCCGTTAAACCCGACCTGA